The sequence TTGGTTTCGGTCAAACCTTTTAAACTTACCTTCTTTTAAGGGGAATCTCTAGTTGAACGAAATTTCTAATATTTTTGAAAAGTTCAAAAAAAACTGGAAGAAGTATGTTTTTCAAAGTTTGTTGGCTACCATCACGATTTTTTTCATACTTTTGATTTTGAATGTTCAAGACAGGCCAATAATAGTCAGCTCTTTAGGGGCATCGACTTTTATAGTTTTTGCCATGCCACAAAGTATGGTTGCTAAGGCTAGAAACTTGGTGGGTGGGCATGCGGTAGGATTTATATGCGGAAGCATTTTTTCTTTTTTGCTTAACGGTAATTTTGTATTCTCTAATTTATCGTACGCCCTCGCGGTAGGTCTATCAATATTTCTTATGGTTGTCATAGATACAGAACATCCACCAGCTGCCGGTACGGCACTGAGTTTGAGTATAACGGGGTTTAGTTTAAATGCGGTTCTCTGCGTTTTTATAAGTGTGGCAATCTTGGCGGTTGCCCATCATTTTCTAAAACCTTATATGATAGACTTAATTTGACAAAAAACATAGGGTCTGATTTTATAGACCCTATGTTTTTTTAATCAATTTTTATCGAAGGCATCCCGTATGTATCTAACAATTATTCATTGAATTCTATGAGACCTAAATCTCCATCTTTTCTTTCATAAAGCACGCTGATAGCATCATTTTCTGGGTTTCTGAAAACGAAAAATGAATGACCTAAAAGTTGCATTTGTAACATTGCCTCTTCAACGTTCATAAGAGTTAGATCAAAATTTTTTGTTCTCACGATTTTGGGAGCATCGGGTTTTTCTTCACT is a genomic window of Petrotoga miotherma DSM 10691 containing:
- a CDS encoding HPP family protein — encoded protein: MNEISNIFEKFKKNWKKYVFQSLLATITIFFILLILNVQDRPIIVSSLGASTFIVFAMPQSMVAKARNLVGGHAVGFICGSIFSFLLNGNFVFSNLSYALAVGLSIFLMVVIDTEHPPAAGTALSLSITGFSLNAVLCVFISVAILAVAHHFLKPYMIDLI